The segment ACATGCCTAACTGATATTTTTAAGGCTTGCATCTTAAAGTTGCACAAAAATTACATATCAGCTCAAAGTCCTACTTAGGCATGTCTGCAATTGTTTACAAAAAGACAGCCCTAGAATATTACAAGAAGTCAACAACTGTACTTATCACCATGCATTTGCTGCTTAACATATTTCACTACCTTAACAAGGGCACTGACCCTCTCTTCTTAAACCATTTTAGAGTAATTTTGGACCCATTTCCTAGGGTAGTCCCTAAGATTAGAAATCCTCGTGGCTACTCCTGATTCAGTGGCACTAAGTTGTCCATAGCCATGCATTTCCACATTGACTAAcagaaatatatcttaaaaaaaaaaattcattgctaaTGCTGTTCCACAGTAAAATATGTTTGATATATGCATGCGCCAAATTGTCCATGGCTATCAGTTTCCATATATTCttacaaattaatttttatttttctggaAATTTCCATCACCGAAGCCATTTGACAGGAAAATTTTTATCTACGCCTACATATTTGGCAATAAGGATGGATGTTTTGTTTGATAGCTAGTTGAGATATTACAATAACATTTGGATACCACCAAAGTTCAGATGGAATTCTTAGAGTACATCTATGTTACATGAAACAGGCATATTCTGGTTGTGGAAGCATGTCTGGACGTTGGTTCCTTCCAATATCTAATAATTTTGCAGAATATTACCAAGTATCATACCAACACCCGATTATAAGCATTGGATGTCAGTATTATGGCTCAACAAGCACTTAGGACAAGGCCATACCACACTCAGTGCTAGATGACAAGACTATTGGGCTTTATCATTATACATTAGCATTCCAATATAATGAAGAGTGTGGCAATGTTGTCAAATTATAGAAGTTGAGTATTTTACAGATAAGAAGCATAGAAATAATCCAGAACCAACATTAAAATTGGAAAAGAAACCTTGCAGcgatatcaaaaagaagagagatagagagagagagagagagagagagagagagagagagagaagcagatAATGACTTACTTGCCCCTTAAGAATAGAAATTAGTTGTAGATTTTGTTTCAGAAGCTGTAGCTTGATCCTTTTAATAGTGACAGAATCACGCAACTCATGATGTAGTTGTCCATGCATTATACAGATTTTTCTGATACAAATCAAATGAAAGAATTTGATGACAAGGCATCTATGTTTCTCTAAAAGAGATCAGGGGAAAGAATTAAGCTATTACTATTCAAGATATTACACGCAAGCTAAACCAAAACATATATGGTGAAGGCAGCTAAAAGAGAAATTAAGATGTATAAAGAACTCGCCAGCAGTTGAAATCAGACTATAAACAGGAGAATTCATGCATAAGTATTATTGAAGGCCATGCTTGCACTAATagaaaaaaagtaagaaaaagatCACTGCCATTGGATAACCTTGAATATATGCACAAGCTCTAATTccattatattgcatataaagCCACACCATGTTGCAAAACAGCCTGCACACTATTCACTTGACATTCTGACAAGCACACTTTTGATGAGCACACTCGATGTGTAGCAAGTTCGAGTGCTGTGCTTCCATGAGAAGGACCAGAGAAATATTTCTATTCTAACAGTATTCAGCCACAGAGGCATCACAACAAGGTTTGTGTGACGAGGGCTCAAAGAAATTATTGTCAAGGAGCATTCAATGGTAGTTCTTCTAACTATGGACAATCAGAAAAATTACTTCCAAAATGGCAGATAGCAGgcctttgtcaaatgaagaattgGATAATTTACTTTTTATGGGTAGAATTGTTCATGCCTTGTCACATTAAAAGTAGACACCCTCCAAATTGAATTCAGTTGTTTTTCTTTGTGGTCAAGAAACAGAGAAGAACCTGAATATGTGCTGACTACCTTGATGATCACAGAGTTGAGGGATAATACGTTCGCCACAGTAGGTCCAGCTGCAGCACATTGATGATAGAAGTTTGGACAATGTGCAACATAGATGTAAGGAAAGATGAGCTCCCCACAACATGAAGAAGCTTTGGAGAACATGAAGAGGGAACCACAGCATACAACACCAATGATAGAGATCCATGAATTTGGCCTTTCTGAAGAAGAGTTTGTTCTTGAAGATGAGGAATGGGTAAGAATTTTGAAGATGATGCTCCACCAGGTCCTTGAGAGGAAAATCAACCAAAAAGCCAAAAAATCAaggtgaaaaatcaaaaaaaggagGTGCTGACCTTGGAGTGAACCAAGTGATGATGAAGAAAAGTAAGAAGAGAGATTGAATGGGAAAAACCTGGCCGCCTCTTAAGCCAGGTCTTGCATTTTAACTTTCCGATTACTTTGTTACTTAGTTTTCTGGAACAGTGGAAATTTTAGATTATGCATTAAGATGGTGCGTTCACCTACATGCATTGCTTGGCCTATTGCGGCTAACCGGTAGTAGCTTGAACAGGTCTCTTGTACTTGCCCATTTGGACTCTGAAAATGACAAAAGAATGACATAGTGCGAAGATCCATTTCATGGGGCAATATACTACCTTTAGTATCTTACTTCATGATCTCCCATCATTTATAAAGTTTAGAGAGAAAATCATATAATGCAGTGATGAGATATATGCAACTAAAATTAACGCATCTAATCTCTCAAAAAACTGCTGCCCAATTGTCAATACATCTAGCAAGCTAATAAAAATCTCTTGGCTTCTAGTAATTTGAACAATCTGAGGAAAAATGTTTCTAAGCCACATGATACCACCACAAACCTAATGTTATTTTTCTTGCCGAGCCTAAAACTGATTTCTATCTCTCAAATCTTTATGAAAAAGTGGTCTTCGAGCAATACCTGCATATATTGGTTCAAATTTGCATATCATCATTGCTCTAATTGTGTCTTTGGATTCGTCAAATATGCACATTCAATGTGTCTTTCTTTGTCATGTCTCACCAATCAAGCACTCATCGCACTCTAACATAAGTCTTCTTCCCAATAAACGAAAAAACATATGCAAATTATACTACTCTCTGGTCTGAATTTTCCCATCAACTACCTGATTAAGAAAACTACCATAAAAGTAGATATTCTAGAATGAAACTCAAATGATCTTAGTGCTAGTTACCTACCATTATATCACTCTTTCACAGCTTTGTTGTCAACCAGATTTAACTCTAGTAAATTGTGCAACTTACTCTTCATGCTTATAAATTGTTGTGATCTTATTCAAAGTGTAAACCAAGCCAATCACATTTGTTCTATTAATACAAACTTTTATTTGCATTCTAGCTGCTTGTCTTCGTCCTTGCTAAAGTCGCATTGTGTAAATCTAATTGTGCTAGCCGGTTACGTAACTTACTTTTCTCACCCTATATATGGTCCTTCCGCTAATCCTATGCTCCTAGCATTAACCTTCAACGATTGAAAACATCCTCTCTATTTCTGACAATCTCATGGTCTCAAAACAACTTCTCTACCATTTCTCAGTTTTTATGCACAATCTATGCTTTAAATATCTTTAATATCTTTTTGCTTCCTATTTTAGGGTAGCCCATAAAAATCTTTCCCACCCTCTTTTCATCTTTATTTTAagcaaaaatcatcaaaaatcacATCTTTCCCCTGACACTTTGGTGTCTTGGCCTTTCTTTAACATGAAATTCTCCAAGTACACCTTTGTCAGATTCAATACATCCAACCAAGATTTGCCATCTCGATATCAGACCACGTACCGATAAAATTCTGCTTAATGTCAGTACGCAGTTCAGTACGGTATGGTAAAGTCGGTATGCTCCGAGACGATGTATCGGTACTAGACCGGTATACAGTATTCCATGCATTCAACCATTGCTTATAACATTATATCTGGTGGTGCACACATTAATTCATTAGTTTGCCTTCTCCAGTGTCATGTATTCTCCTTTCTGACTCCATGGTATGCTTAAGTGTCTTATAACTCCCACTTTCCTTTATCCTCTGCTTTCCCACTTTCCCACTCATCTTTTGGTCATCctatcataataaaatttaaggaaTATGGTCAGATGCCCCATAAACAAAAACATGGTCCAATTTTAAGTGAACAATGTCAAAATTAGAACACAATATGCTTTTGATAAGTCATAAATGTGAGACTTAATATTTACATTGTTTCAATCCTTCAACATAAGTCCAACTTCTTAAACTGGCAAATAGAAAATGCATATATGATGGTTATCTGAGAATGAAATAAGTAATTATTGGATCCTTTATACAATTCCATTTGCTCCCCTTAAtttcaaaacaaaagaaaaaaaaaggaaggcatAAAAAATCATAACATCATTAAGAGGCTTGTGTCTGGACTGAATTGCACTTATTTTTGATGATTAGTGAGTTATAGCAAACAACACATTAACAATTTCATTTGGGTCTTCCTCGGACCATATTAGTCATCGCAAACCAATATTCATGTGTTGATGAATATGATGGCCACTCCCCTCGCTGACAACATCTGATATATGAGGAAGCTAGATACCTGAGTCCAAAGTGTTTAAAAGCATGTCCAATTGTATGATCTTTCTTGTATGCTCACATGGTTTTGCAGCTTTATCAAGCACATGAATGCTGCAATGACACAAGGAAATGCTACAAGTGGAAAACGATCATAGCTTGGTCTTGTGCCCATCATCATATGAGGTGGCAAACCAAAACAGCAATATTGGTGGGTGCTTTAAGTAAGAATATTATATTGGACTAAATACTATTCGGCTTATCACCATTCATTTTCTACTTAACATCTTTCACTACCTTAACAAGGCGCTGACCCATATCTTGTAAGATCATTTAGGAGTAATTTTGGACCAATTTCTTAGGTTTAGGTCCCTTAGATTAGAAATCTGAGTGGCCACTCCTTTTGATTCGATAGCACTATGTTGTCTATAGCTATTCACTTCCACATACACCAGCAGATAAATCTCTACTcaggcaaaataaaaaaaaaaaactcatcacTAATGCCATTCCACaggaaaatatatttgatataggAATGCACCAAGTTGTCCATAGCTATCAATTTCGACATATTTTTACAAATTAATTTCTACTTCTATGAAAAATTTCCATCCCCTAAAGCCTTGACAGGAAAAATTTTTATGTATGCCTACATATTGGGCAATAAGGATGGATGTTTGTTGATAAGCTAGTTGAGATATCATAATAACACTTGGCTACCAACAAAGTTTAGGCAGAATTATTAGAGTAGGTCTATATTACATGAAATCAAGCATATTCTAGTTGTGGGAGGCATGTCTAAGCATTGGTTCCTTCCAATATCTAATAATTCCTTATAGAATACTACCCAAGTATCACACAAATACCCAATTATAAGCATTGGATGTGGGTATTATGGTTAAACAAGCATTTAGGACAAGGCCATACGACACCCAGCACTAGATGCCAAGACTATTGGGCTTTATCATTTCCCTCAGCAAATCATTTCCCTCAGCAATTTAACTTTTGACTGAGTCATCTATAATCTGCTAAATGTATAAACTCTAATAAAGGCATTGAAAAGTCTAGATCATAATCCAAGATCACTAAACTACATGTCCATTGACTTCAAAATCTCAAGTTCATTTTAATTTTGAAACAAAACAACTAAAAGCTTCACTAAAATGATGGAAGTCACACAAGGTCACCTCATCTAATTTCTTGGGCTCCATAAATGCCACAAGATAGAGTTAAAGTTAGCAGTGAATGAAAACCTTTGAACCTTTCATATTTCCATCCAACATAGATCAACACTCTTTAATTTGTTAattaaatatgtcagaaaattcAACTGAAAAAAACTTTTATTTGCATTTGCCTCACATGAAACGTTATTTTCTGCCCTAAACATGTCTGCTTCTCATATCTCTCACATTAAAAGCAGTGAAAATAGACTTATATGCTAACAACATTTACAGCAAACAAGGTTAAcgatgaaaaagaaaaatcatatgatttcagTGGTGCAAAAAAATTTATGTGGACAGCTGAATGTTTTGAAAGCAATTCATACATATCAAATTAAGTGGACGCGCACCATCTTATCATGTGCCAAGTGCAACTTCTGGATGATTTATTCATCAAGCATGTATCACGTAGCCATAAACTGCGTAATGGTGAACCTTGTCTAGAAACTGTGTATTGATTTGCTTGGAGGTATATATTGGATCATTGAACAACTAATTTGCCAAGTGTGCATCATGTAGTCATGAATTGTGTACTGGAATGACTATATtctgaaaattatatatcaatttacctAAAAATGTGTATTGGATTGCCGGCTGATTAATTTGTTAGATATGTATCATCTGATCGTGTACTATGTATTGGCAAACATCATATTCTGAAAATTGTGTATTGATTTGCTTAAAGATATGTATTAGATTGCTGGATAATTTATTTGCCAAGTATGCATCACATGGCCATTGACTACGCACTAGTGAAGGAAGGACTCATGGATGGACGGAGAAGGATAGATGGCTTCACAAGGAAGAAGAGCTATGAGATGTATGGCATTGAGGATGCTTCacatatttcctttttttttttttttttgaattcatgGGATGGGTGGACTCTGTTAGTAGTTCCATCCCACCTTGCCTCTTCGATTTTGACTTTAAGATCAGTGCCATGGGATACATGGCAAGAAAGATAGCAATCTCTAGGCAACCTCCTCTAGTGCATGCAGCGAGGATTTTTATTCAGCAGGAAAGATTGAGGGACAGCTACCAGCCAATAGAATCATCTAAGGCTATCACTAACCACGCAACCAATATCTATGGGGGTGGAGGGTGCTACTCAACTATTTTAAGGCTACTACCATAAAATGCCTGCACTCCAACAGCCATTGCTGCCATTGCGGTAGCTCATATTCCTCTCctctatttttatttcattttttatatttttgattgaaaattgTTAAAGATATCACAAATCATAAATTGGTAATGCTACATAGAAGTCGATGAGTGTACCTAAGACCATGACGCCCAACACTAGTTATGTACCACCATCATATTGAACTGGTTAAATCATATCTATCAAGTAACAACAAGTGAAATTCATATGTCCTATAAATCATGAAATTTACCtcctttcaatttgatcaacaaatgAACAAAGGTCAGTCGCTAGATTCTGCACCACATCATCCTTACTCTTTTGAGACAGGAGCTACCTTTCCATTTGTGACCATTCTCTGGCTACACATATCAGATGATGTTGTAACAACTCCTAAATCTGATCTGGGAAGGAAGGTAATGAGCCTCTCTCTGAGCAACAGAGATAGCAAACTACAAGAAGTCAGAGGTTCTAGTGAATCAACTACTCCTTTTCTGACCAGTAAATTAAGGGCTGCCGAAACACCCCGAACAATTGCTTCCTTCTTGGAAACATCATAATTGTCGACCAACAGAAACAGGAACTCCAAGAGGGTGTGAGTTATATCAACATATTTGGGCACAGAGTTAACCATCAAAAGCATTGCAGGCTCAATGTTCATGATATTATCCATCTTTTCATCAAAAAACAACCAATCATAAAACAAAGCAAGCTTCGCATTAGCCTCAAAGTAGTTCCTCCTGCAGCATTTTAGCAGCCAGCCAATAACAGCCCATCTTGAGATAACATTAGACTGGATGATCTCATTAGGAGGATGGTGGGAACAACATATAAACCGAATAATGTCAGTTATAACAGTCTCACTACCAGGCCAGCACAGGTGTTTCTTGGCAAACCAAGCTTGGTACCTTTTCTGACTCCCCCATTTCACATACGTGAGCAAGAATCGCAGGTGTGCTTCCATCTCAGGTGTGATCCTCAGCAAAAAGTAGTGTGTTGGCGTTCTCCTTCGATAGAGCTCCAAAATATCAGTAAAACCCAAAACTTGAAACTTTCTAGGATCAAATAATAGGTCCTTCCACACATCTCTGAATTCAGGAATATGAACCAAGTCCTGAAGTAGTCGAACGAGGTCCCTCCCTATCTGCAAACACAAACTGAAGCATTCTCTCAATGCCTTGATGCAGAAATCAATCTCCATCCGCTTCAATGAATCCAATTTCACACCACCTGACAACCTATAGTGATCTGCCAATAACCGAAGATAGACGAACAATGCACTTGTAAGAACCAATGGTTCATCCAATATCCAATCCCAATTATCAGACAAGATCTTGACAAGTTCAGCACACAGCCACAAATTGGACTCAGAGAAATCGCCACCAATAATCTGCCTCAAGAGGGATACAATTAGGGAATCAACATGGATGGCAGCAACCTGGACTAGATTGGAAGTGAGCCAGAGGATCTGAATTCTTGGGGTTTCCAAGAGCTTGGGGTACGAGTCATTACAGAGCTTGAGGAGGGTGGTGGTGAAGAACTTATAGCCATCGATGACAATGGCATGGAGGTGGGTGAGGTGCGTTTTGGCAAAATGGGGCTCGGTGAGGATGCCGAAAGCAATGGCACGATTCAGCTGCAAGTATTCTGAGGGCGAGGGGATTGATAGAGGGAAGGGGGGTTTCAGTTGAGGCTGGAAAATGGAGAACGCCTCTCTGAGGGAGACCTCAGTAGGGTTTTCAGCTTCATATGCAGTGACTCGAAGTAGTTTTGATGAGTTCATATTGAACGCATGGTCCTAAGAATGGAAAAAGAGGTTCAAAAAGAGAAATTTGGTGATCAAAAAGGGAACTTTTCTTGCATTCTATAGAAGAGAACTAAGGTTTATATCAAATTCACGGTCCAATGAATGAAACAAGAGAGGGTGGAAGTTATACCCGAGGAAGCCACACAAATCCTCTCATTGACATTACATGAAACACATGACAAGCACACCAGCCTGCTGCCTCAGCCAAGCCACCACTGTCTCACATGCTCGAATGTATTTACAAGATTTAAGACAACCTCTTCCTCAACATGAAGCCTTTGTTTACATTTGCATGCAGTCTGACATCCTCCCCAATTTAATGGCAAAGTGCTCTTCCGCATATGAAGCCTCCCACTATTTGATGGCATCTTTCACAAAACCTAagtagaaaaataattgaaaatcaATAATTGTAAGTTTCACATGAATTGGTGTTGCAGTTACTATCATCATCAACTCTACATTTTGATACTTGGATTTCATGTTTCAAGCAAGCTTGCTGATCTTGCTGATATGCATGCATCAGATATATATATTAGATCATGTAGACCATGATAAAGTACCAAATCAAATTGTTTTCTAGTTCCACAACAttctaataaattaattaattaataacttACATGCCATATTGATTTTGTAATGATAATTTATTAAAGCCACGCCAACAGATTTTGATGTCCATAGCTACTGCTAACCATTACAAACACAGAATTTAGAGAAGTACTGctttttgttttctttgattCCCATATGTAAAGACTAATATATATGTCAAAAAGAAGtgaacaaaaatttttttgaactaaTTATAAGTTAAAAGTACATCAGCCACCTCAATCAAAAATTGTTTCTCTGACTCCGAGCATGACTCCTATCCAACCTTTCAATAACAATTAGACCACCTCTTGTCTCACAAAGCTGATGTTTAGAAAGCAAGGAAAAGGACATGTCAAACCATGAGCCTTGAATCTTTGTCTCTCTCAATCTGGGGTGGCTGGTGCAAGCTACCAAGACATGCATTTGGCATTGGAAGTGAATAGCGTGAGAAAGGCCTTGTTCATGCATCCACACGACACTTCAGAAAGGTGGAACTTAGCCTAGTGCAAGTCTCACACCATGGATTTGGTATCAAGTTTATATTATCATGAGAACAGAACTCCATAAATTGATAATTTTGTATCCTTTCGATCaaaaatccccaaaccctaaaaaatatcatgattctaccaagattaagctcccaaaacctcaagggaccaactcacactgccacaactcgcacaaaatcccatatgcttgagGACGATACCCAAACCAGAACCTAAGAAAGTAGAAACCCCTCTGatctccctcaagtgctctccttccccacagatctcCAAAAACGAGaacgaaaagaaaagaaaaagaagcgaaaagaaaaaaaatgatcaacctatgtgggaaaaggtcttacctttcgATTTTTTCCGTCTTTCatttgtttttgttgattttttcctATGTTTTCCTCCCGTTTTTCCCCCTTGTTTTCCGTCCTCAGGAGTCTCGATCGCCCTGTTTTTTCCGTCCTCGAGACTTaggagtctcaatcgggtgggaggcttggagcggccgaatAGGCAAGCCAGACGCCGACTAGAGTTTTGTGATGGGTATTTATATGTAAGAGAGGGTATAAGGTTATTATCAATCACCTTAAACATCAAAATGTGAGCCTTAAGGTGGTGGTTAGGCTATCTAAAAATTTaggttttgttgggtataaaatacccacagtcgaaattctcagcaggatcaactccgagaggactccgctcggactctcacgggagccgggctcagcccacaacttcaaccgcaaggaggacaccgcccggactcctacgggagccgggctccgtcgccaacttcgactgccggtaagatccgtccggactcctac is part of the Elaeis guineensis isolate ETL-2024a chromosome 15, EG11, whole genome shotgun sequence genome and harbors:
- the LOC105058051 gene encoding uncharacterized protein; the encoded protein is MSMRGFVWLPRDHAFNMNSSKLLRVTAYEAENPTEVSLREAFSIFQPQLKPPFPLSIPSPSEYLQLNRAIAFGILTEPHFAKTHLTHLHAIVIDGYKFFTTTLLKLCNDSYPKLLETPRIQILWLTSNLVQVAAIHVDSLIVSLLRQIIGGDFSESNLWLCAELVKILSDNWDWILDEPLVLTSALFVYLRLLADHYRLSGGVKLDSLKRMEIDFCIKALRECFSLCLQIGRDLVRLLQDLVHIPEFRDVWKDLLFDPRKFQVLGFTDILELYRRRTPTHYFLLRITPEMEAHLRFLLTYVKWGSQKRYQAWFAKKHLCWPGSETVITDIIRFICCSHHPPNEIIQSNVISRWAVIGWLLKCCRRNYFEANAKLALFYDWLFFDEKMDNIMNIEPAMLLMVNSVPKYVDITHTLLEFLFLLVDNYDVSKKEAIVRGVSAALNLLVRKGVVDSLEPLTSCSLLSLLLRERLITFLPRSDLGVVTTSSDMCSQRMVTNGKVAPVSKE